A single window of Planctomycetota bacterium DNA harbors:
- a CDS encoding RloB domain-containing protein, translating to MYERISSSRGDTSAVASARCRSSAAPTRSRLFWPILERSRWPMPLKRRPLDRESGVVRDASLVVIASEDTYAVQHYFAKFHARRVQFKVLPTAGGRSSPEAVLERLDSYRREYDISEGDELWVCIDLDHWAEAAHIANLRRVQKEAEDKGYSVALSNPCFDFWILLHFEDPPSDGIRRCGDVADRLRQILGGFTKRSIQHLRLAPQQVEQAIERARQLPVVDRLTPGGPTTQMHRVLESLLTREAIRLKEPR from the coding sequence ATGTACGAAAGGATCTCCAGCTCGAGAGGGGATACCTCAGCGGTCGCTTCGGCGCGGTGCCGGTCATCGGCCGCACCGACGAGATCGAGGCTCTTCTGGCCGATCCTGGAAAGGAGCCGATGGCCGATGCCCCTCAAGCGACGCCCACTTGACCGCGAGAGTGGCGTGGTTCGCGACGCGTCTCTCGTCGTGATCGCATCCGAAGACACCTACGCGGTGCAGCACTACTTCGCCAAGTTCCATGCGAGGCGGGTGCAATTCAAGGTGCTGCCCACCGCAGGGGGCCGATCATCGCCGGAGGCGGTGCTCGAACGTCTCGACAGTTACCGGCGTGAATACGACATCAGTGAGGGCGACGAGCTCTGGGTCTGTATCGATCTGGATCATTGGGCGGAGGCTGCCCACATCGCCAACCTGAGGCGGGTGCAGAAAGAAGCGGAAGACAAGGGATACAGCGTCGCTCTCAGCAACCCCTGTTTCGACTTCTGGATCCTTCTCCACTTCGAGGATCCACCATCGGACGGGATCCGGCGATGTGGCGATGTCGCCGACAGGCTGCGGCAGATTCTTGGCGGCTTCACGAAAAGGTCGATCCAGCACCTTCGACTCGCTCCGCAGCAGGTCGAGCAAGCAATTGAACGTGCCCGGCAACTCCCCGTGGTGGACAGGCTCACACCGGGCGGCCCCACGACC
- a CDS encoding ATP-binding protein → MLVSFSVSNFRSFGEEVTLNMVASGRYQDHPEHVMPLPGIDRSVVRTAVIYGANAAGKSNLIKAMDYAQKWILGQADRGRPVDAYAFQTNARDRPTSFEFRFVAAGRIFAYGFDVTERSIRGEWLAVVNGDDEEALFERNAEGHTTVHEANLDRRFPDDTKLFDLLTSRAKNDLNDSQLFLESIREVRDASQGTTMAAVVQWLTRTLVVIPIEQSHEPILTRLSRDPEYLGFVEALLGNVGTGIHRLQIEERERPIPKEMEKSFDGFARHVSSDPDSDTVYSRNLQTPGRFVARYLMAYHQREGNDYKLLMSEESDGTRRLLALAPLLKAGAKEPRVFVVDELDRSLHPLLCWEFLRLFADTMPGAQRQLVVTTHEAHLLNQELLRRDEYWFMEKDETQQSRLYPLSEYRDVRKDLQLERGYLSGRFGAVPVIGRTDEIEALLADPGKEPMADAPQATPT, encoded by the coding sequence ATGCTCGTCTCGTTCTCGGTCTCGAACTTCCGGTCATTCGGCGAGGAAGTGACGCTGAACATGGTCGCGAGCGGTCGCTATCAAGACCATCCAGAGCACGTTATGCCATTGCCAGGTATCGACCGCTCTGTGGTTCGTACCGCGGTGATCTACGGGGCGAACGCTGCGGGGAAGTCGAATCTCATCAAGGCGATGGACTACGCCCAGAAGTGGATCCTCGGGCAGGCCGACCGCGGCAGGCCGGTCGACGCTTATGCGTTCCAGACGAATGCAAGAGACAGGCCGACGAGCTTTGAATTCCGGTTCGTCGCTGCCGGAAGAATTTTCGCCTATGGATTCGACGTGACGGAGCGATCGATCCGAGGGGAGTGGCTGGCGGTTGTCAACGGAGACGACGAAGAAGCTCTTTTTGAGCGAAATGCCGAAGGACATACGACGGTCCATGAAGCGAATCTCGACAGGCGTTTCCCAGACGACACGAAGCTCTTCGACCTCCTGACGTCGCGTGCCAAGAACGATCTCAATGACTCACAGTTATTCCTGGAGTCGATTCGGGAAGTGCGGGATGCCAGCCAAGGAACGACGATGGCTGCCGTCGTTCAATGGCTGACGCGGACACTCGTTGTCATTCCGATAGAACAATCTCACGAGCCGATCCTAACCCGCCTCTCTCGCGATCCGGAGTACCTCGGGTTCGTTGAGGCACTCCTTGGAAACGTCGGGACGGGTATCCATCGGCTCCAGATCGAGGAGCGCGAACGGCCAATCCCCAAGGAAATGGAGAAGTCCTTCGACGGTTTTGCTAGGCACGTGTCAAGTGATCCGGATTCCGACACCGTCTATTCACGGAATCTCCAGACTCCCGGACGCTTCGTGGCCCGCTATCTCATGGCTTACCATCAGCGCGAAGGAAACGATTACAAACTCCTGATGAGCGAGGAATCAGACGGAACCCGTCGGCTTCTGGCGCTTGCCCCGCTCCTCAAGGCCGGTGCGAAGGAGCCGCGGGTGTTTGTCGTCGACGAGCTCGACCGAAGTCTTCATCCGTTGCTCTGCTGGGAGTTTCTCCGGCTCTTCGCCGACACGATGCCCGGCGCGCAGCGGCAGCTCGTCGTCACCACCCACGAAGCCCATTTGCTCAATCAGGAATTGTTGCGGCGCGACGAATACTGGTTCATGGAGAAGGACGAGACGCAGCAGAGCCGGCTCTATCCGCTCTCCGAATATCGGGATGTACGAAAGGATCTCCAGCTCGAGAGGGGATACCTCAGCGGTCGCTTCGGCGCGGTGCCGGTCATCGGCCGCACCGACGAGATCGAGGCTCTTCTGGCCGATCCTGGAAAGGAGCCGATGGCCGATGCCCCTCAAGCGACGCCCACTTGA